The Pseudomonas baetica genome includes a region encoding these proteins:
- the phnX gene encoding phosphonoacetaldehyde hydrolase: MNYANPTKLQAAILDWAGTVVDFGSFAPTQIFVEAFAEFDVQVSIEEARGPMGMGKWDHIRTLCDQPQVAERYRKAFGRTPTDDDVTAIYNRFMPLQIEKIAEHSALIPGALETIANLRQQGIKIGSCSGYPKQVMDKVVELAATNGYIADHVVATDEVPNGRPWPAQALANVIALGIDDVAACVKIDDTVPGILEGRRAGMWTVALICSGNALGLDYEGFRALGSDELASERKRIHALFEGSRPHYMIDTITDLPEVIADINKRLANGEMPQTF, from the coding sequence ATGAACTACGCAAACCCAACCAAGCTGCAAGCCGCCATCCTCGACTGGGCCGGCACCGTGGTCGATTTCGGCTCTTTCGCACCCACCCAGATCTTCGTCGAAGCCTTCGCTGAATTCGACGTTCAGGTCTCCATCGAAGAAGCGCGCGGGCCTATGGGCATGGGCAAGTGGGATCACATCCGCACCCTGTGTGATCAGCCGCAGGTGGCGGAGCGTTATCGCAAGGCGTTTGGCCGCACCCCGACCGACGATGACGTCACCGCGATCTACAACCGCTTCATGCCGCTGCAGATCGAAAAAATCGCCGAGCATTCGGCGCTGATTCCCGGCGCCCTCGAAACCATCGCTAACCTGCGCCAGCAAGGGATCAAGATCGGTTCCTGCTCCGGCTACCCGAAACAGGTGATGGACAAAGTCGTCGAACTGGCCGCGACCAACGGCTATATCGCCGACCACGTCGTCGCCACCGACGAAGTGCCGAACGGCCGCCCATGGCCGGCGCAGGCACTGGCCAACGTGATTGCGCTGGGTATCGACGATGTGGCGGCCTGCGTGAAGATCGACGATACCGTGCCGGGCATCCTCGAGGGCCGCCGCGCCGGCATGTGGACTGTGGCGCTGATCTGCTCGGGTAATGCGCTGGGGCTCGATTACGAGGGTTTCCGTGCCTTGGGCAGCGACGAACTGGCCAGCGAACGCAAGCGTATCCACGCCCTGTTCGAAGGTTCGCGCCCGCACTACATGATTGACACCATCACCGACCTGCCGGAAGTGATTGCCGACATCAACAAGCGTCTGGCCAACGGTGAGATGCCACAAACTTTCTAA
- a CDS encoding cytochrome b produces the protein MPWTSSESRYSTVSVLLHWLMLVLLVLVYASMEFRGIFPKGSGGRTLIKEAHYMLGLTVFVLVWFRLLARSVGPAPKIFPASPQWQTLLARLMHWALYLFMISMPILGWLITSAEGHQVMFYGFDLPLLVSEDKAFAKQVEGWHVLIATAGYWLIGLHALAGIYHHYVVRDNTLLRMMPKRG, from the coding sequence ATGCCGTGGACAAGTTCCGAATCTCGCTACAGCACCGTATCGGTTCTGCTGCACTGGTTGATGCTGGTGTTGTTGGTGCTGGTGTACGCCAGCATGGAATTTCGCGGTATCTTCCCCAAAGGTAGCGGTGGGCGCACGCTGATCAAAGAAGCCCACTACATGCTCGGCCTGACCGTATTCGTATTGGTGTGGTTTCGCCTGCTGGCCCGCAGCGTCGGCCCGGCGCCAAAAATCTTCCCGGCCTCGCCGCAGTGGCAAACCCTGCTGGCGCGGCTGATGCACTGGGCGTTATACCTGTTCATGATCAGCATGCCGATTCTCGGCTGGCTGATCACCAGCGCCGAGGGCCATCAGGTGATGTTCTATGGCTTTGATCTGCCGTTGTTAGTGAGCGAGGACAAGGCGTTCGCCAAACAGGTAGAAGGCTGGCATGTGCTGATCGCCACGGCGGGTTACTGGCTGATCGGGCTGCATGCGCTGGCAGGGATTTATCATCATTACGTGGTGCGCGATAACACGTTGCTGCGGATGATGCCCAAACGCGGCTGA
- a CDS encoding 1-aminocyclopropane-1-carboxylate deaminase/D-cysteine desulfhydrase, which produces MLFPSCDWLPQAPLNLLHLDWLTNAGIEVAILRLDQIDPLISGNKWFKLIEHLKAADRAGAEGIISLGGAHSNHLHALAAAGKRLGFKTVGLLRGHPQETPTVKDLQAFGMQLHWLGYGGYRARHEPGFWLPWQAQYPTLQAVPEGGGGLPGALGCAALKVQVDAQLSDLGWSDYHGWWLACGTGTTLAGLALAEAGAHPVYGALAVPDDHGVASQVEAIIREAGLATVDYELIDASRGGFAKVDPALLGFIDSTEQASAVPLEPLYTGKALLALKQQVDAGLFASGTRLIFVHTGGLQGRRGFAATP; this is translated from the coding sequence ATGCTTTTCCCTTCCTGCGACTGGCTTCCCCAAGCCCCTCTCAACCTTCTTCATCTGGACTGGCTCACCAACGCCGGCATCGAAGTGGCGATCCTGCGCCTTGATCAGATCGACCCGCTGATCAGCGGCAACAAGTGGTTCAAACTCATCGAACACCTGAAAGCTGCCGACCGTGCCGGCGCTGAAGGCATCATCAGCCTTGGCGGGGCGCATTCCAATCACCTGCATGCTTTAGCCGCGGCGGGCAAGCGTCTCGGGTTCAAGACCGTGGGACTGCTGCGCGGCCATCCGCAGGAAACGCCCACGGTGAAGGATCTGCAAGCATTCGGCATGCAGCTGCATTGGCTGGGTTATGGCGGCTATCGGGCGCGGCATGAGCCGGGTTTCTGGCTGCCGTGGCAGGCGCAATATCCGACGCTGCAGGCGGTACCGGAGGGCGGCGGCGGACTGCCCGGGGCCCTGGGTTGCGCAGCGCTCAAGGTGCAGGTCGATGCGCAATTGAGCGATCTGGGCTGGAGCGATTACCACGGCTGGTGGCTGGCTTGCGGTACGGGGACGACCTTGGCCGGGCTGGCCCTTGCCGAGGCCGGCGCGCATCCGGTGTACGGCGCGTTGGCTGTGCCTGACGATCACGGCGTGGCGTCGCAGGTCGAGGCGATCATTCGCGAAGCAGGGCTGGCCACGGTGGATTACGAACTGATCGACGCCAGCCGGGGTGGTTTTGCGAAGGTCGATCCCGCGTTGCTCGGGTTTATCGACAGCACCGAACAAGCCAGTGCAGTGCCGCTGGAGCCGTTGTACACCGGCAAGGCGTTACTGGCGCTCAAGCAGCAGGTCGACGCGGGCCTGTTCGCCAGCGGCACGCGACTGATCTTCGTGCATACCGGCGGTTTGCAGGGGCGGCGCGGGTTTGCGGCCACCCCGTGA
- a CDS encoding NADPH-dependent 2,4-dienoyl-CoA reductase, which produces MTAAHYPHLLAPLDLGFTTLRNRTLMGSMHTGLEEKPGGFERMAAYFAERARGGVGLMVTGGIGPNDEGGVYSGAAKLTTEEEALKHRIVTRAVHEAGGKICMQILHAGRYAYSPKQVAPSAIQAPINPFKPKELDEEGIEKQISDFVTCSVLAQTAGYDGVEIMGSEGYFINQFLAAHTNHRTDRWGGSYENRMRLPVEIVRRVREAVGPNFIIIFRLSMLDLVEGGSSWEEIVTLAKAIEQAGATIINTGIGWHEARIPTIATKVPRAAFSKVTAKLRGSVSIPLITTNRINTPEIAEQILAEGDADMVSMARPFLADPDFVNKAAEGRADEINTCIGCNQACLDHTFGGKLTSCLVNPRACHETELNYLPVQQIKKIAVVGAGPAGLSAATVAAERGHQVTLFDSASEIGGQFNIAKRVPGKEEFFETLRYFNRKLQTTNVEVCLNTRVDVAKLVEGGYDEIILATGIAPRLPAIAGVDNAKVLSYLDVILERKPVGKRVAVIGAGGIGFDVSEFLVHEGVATSLDRAAFWKEWGIDTQLEARGGVAGIKAEPHAPAREVFLLQRKKTKVGDGLGKTTGWIHRTGLKNKQVQMLNSVEYLSIDDEGLHIRIGETGEPQLLAVDNIVICAGQDPLRELQDGLVAAGQNVHLIGGADVAAELDAKRAINQGSRLAAEL; this is translated from the coding sequence ATGACCGCCGCTCATTACCCGCACCTGTTGGCCCCGCTGGACCTGGGATTCACCACACTGCGCAACCGCACCCTGATGGGCTCGATGCACACCGGCCTTGAAGAGAAACCAGGTGGTTTCGAGCGCATGGCGGCGTACTTCGCTGAGCGTGCCCGTGGCGGTGTCGGCCTGATGGTCACCGGCGGTATCGGCCCGAACGACGAGGGCGGTGTGTATTCCGGCGCGGCCAAACTGACCACCGAGGAAGAAGCGCTCAAGCACCGCATCGTCACCCGTGCAGTACATGAGGCGGGCGGCAAGATCTGCATGCAGATTCTTCACGCCGGGCGTTATGCCTATAGTCCGAAACAGGTAGCGCCAAGCGCGATTCAGGCGCCGATCAACCCGTTCAAGCCCAAAGAGCTGGACGAGGAAGGCATCGAGAAGCAGATCAGCGATTTCGTTACCTGCTCGGTGCTGGCACAAACCGCCGGGTATGACGGCGTCGAGATCATGGGCTCGGAAGGGTATTTCATTAACCAGTTCCTTGCCGCGCACACCAACCACCGCACTGACCGCTGGGGTGGCAGCTACGAAAACCGTATGCGCCTGCCGGTGGAAATCGTGCGCCGCGTCCGTGAAGCCGTGGGTCCGAACTTCATCATCATCTTCCGCCTGTCGATGCTCGATCTGGTCGAGGGCGGTAGCTCTTGGGAAGAGATCGTCACCCTGGCCAAAGCCATCGAGCAGGCCGGTGCGACCATCATCAACACCGGCATCGGCTGGCACGAAGCGCGAATTCCGACCATCGCCACCAAGGTGCCGCGTGCGGCGTTCAGCAAGGTCACGGCAAAACTGCGTGGGTCGGTGAGTATTCCGCTGATCACCACCAACCGCATCAACACTCCGGAAATCGCCGAGCAGATTCTGGCTGAGGGCGATGCCGACATGGTCTCGATGGCGCGGCCGTTCCTTGCCGACCCGGACTTCGTCAACAAGGCTGCTGAAGGTCGTGCCGACGAAATCAATACCTGCATCGGCTGCAACCAGGCGTGCCTCGACCATACCTTCGGCGGCAAGCTCACCAGTTGCCTGGTCAACCCACGCGCCTGTCACGAAACCGAACTCAACTACCTGCCGGTGCAGCAGATCAAGAAAATCGCCGTGGTCGGCGCCGGGCCTGCCGGGTTGTCCGCTGCCACTGTGGCCGCCGAGCGTGGGCATCAGGTGACCTTGTTCGATTCGGCCAGCGAAATCGGTGGCCAGTTCAACATCGCCAAGCGCGTGCCGGGCAAGGAAGAGTTTTTCGAGACCCTGCGTTACTTCAACCGCAAGTTGCAGACCACTAACGTCGAGGTGTGCCTGAACACCCGCGTCGACGTGGCGAAACTGGTTGAAGGCGGCTATGACGAAATCATCCTTGCCACCGGCATTGCGCCGCGTCTGCCGGCGATTGCGGGCGTCGACAACGCCAAAGTGCTGAGCTATCTGGACGTGATCCTCGAACGCAAACCGGTTGGCAAGCGTGTGGCGGTGATCGGCGCCGGCGGTATCGGTTTCGACGTCTCGGAATTCCTCGTCCATGAAGGCGTGGCCACCAGTCTGGATCGCGCCGCGTTCTGGAAAGAGTGGGGCATTGATACTCAACTGGAGGCTCGCGGTGGTGTGGCTGGAATCAAAGCTGAGCCGCACGCGCCGGCCCGTGAAGTGTTTCTGCTGCAACGCAAGAAAACCAAAGTGGGCGACGGCCTGGGCAAAACCACTGGCTGGATTCACCGTACCGGTTTGAAGAACAAGCAAGTGCAGATGCTCAACAGCGTCGAATACCTGAGCATTGACGACGAAGGCCTGCACATCCGCATCGGCGAAACCGGCGAGCCGCAGCTGCTGGCGGTGGACAACATTGTGATCTGCGCAGGACAGGATCCGCTGCGGGAACTGCAGGACGGGCTGGTCGCAGCCGGGCAGAACGTCCACCTGATCGGCGGCGCGGATGTGGCGGCGGAGCTGGATGCCAAACGTGCAATCAACCAGGGCTCGCGTCTGGCTGCTGAATTGTAA
- a CDS encoding 2-aminoethylphosphonate--pyruvate transaminase, producing the protein MSIAEPILLTPGPLTTSARTRQAMMVDWGSWDDRFNQLTASLCEQLLAILNGAATHHCVPLQGSGTFAVEAAIGTLVPRDGKVLVLINGAYGKRLAKICEVLGRSFSTFETAEDEPTTAADVDRLLRADGDITHVALIHCETSTGILNPLAEIAQVIEQHGKRLIIDAMSSFGALPVDAQTVPFDALIAASGKCLEGVPGMGFVFARKESLAAAAGNSHSLAMDLFDQHAYMQKTGQWRFTPPTHVVAALHEALLQYNEEGGLPARHARYAANCQALMEEMAKLGLRSFLPTAIQAPIIATFHAPEDPRYQFKDFYERVKAKGYILYPGKLTQVETFRVGCIGHVSPAQMREAVAAVGEVLREMEVLEI; encoded by the coding sequence ATGAGTATCGCCGAACCCATCCTGCTCACTCCCGGCCCGTTGACCACTTCGGCCCGCACCCGCCAGGCGATGATGGTCGACTGGGGGTCATGGGATGACCGCTTCAATCAACTGACCGCCAGCCTTTGCGAGCAACTGCTGGCGATCCTCAACGGCGCCGCCACTCACCATTGCGTGCCGTTGCAGGGCAGCGGCACTTTTGCGGTCGAAGCGGCGATCGGTACATTGGTGCCACGCGACGGCAAAGTGCTGGTGCTGATCAACGGCGCCTACGGCAAGCGTCTGGCGAAAATCTGCGAAGTGCTCGGCCGCTCCTTCAGCACTTTCGAAACCGCTGAAGACGAACCGACCACTGCCGCCGACGTAGATCGTCTGCTGCGCGCCGATGGCGATATCACCCACGTCGCGCTGATCCACTGCGAAACCAGCACCGGCATCCTCAATCCGCTGGCGGAAATTGCCCAGGTTATCGAGCAACACGGCAAACGCCTGATCATCGATGCCATGAGCTCCTTCGGCGCGCTGCCGGTAGATGCGCAGACCGTGCCGTTCGATGCGCTGATCGCCGCCTCCGGCAAATGCCTGGAAGGTGTGCCGGGAATGGGCTTCGTCTTCGCTCGCAAAGAGTCGTTGGCCGCTGCAGCAGGCAATTCGCACTCGCTGGCGATGGATCTGTTTGACCAGCACGCCTACATGCAGAAAACCGGTCAATGGCGCTTCACCCCGCCAACCCATGTGGTCGCCGCGCTGCACGAAGCCTTGCTGCAATACAACGAAGAAGGTGGCCTGCCGGCGCGGCATGCGCGCTACGCGGCCAACTGTCAGGCGCTGATGGAAGAGATGGCCAAACTCGGTTTGCGCAGCTTCCTGCCAACAGCGATTCAGGCGCCGATCATCGCCACGTTCCATGCGCCGGAAGACCCGCGCTATCAGTTCAAGGACTTCTACGAACGGGTCAAGGCCAAGGGTTACATCCTCTACCCCGGCAAACTGACCCAGGTCGAAACCTTCCGCGTCGGCTGTATCGGCCACGTCAGCCCGGCGCAAATGCGCGAAGCAGTCGCGGCGGTAGGTGAAGTGCTGCGCGAGATGGAAGTGCTCGAGATCTAA
- a CDS encoding IS256 family transposase, which produces MPTKKKPLRDLPKIPKELLEEFGEGLITAEAIEDASAAFKKALIERALSAELGHHLGYPPGAQRPEDETNQRNGKTGKTILTGDGPLRLEIPRDRDGSFAPILIPKHERRYTGFDDKIIAMYARGMTVREIRAFLSEQYGTDVSHDFISSVTHEVMEEIGAWQQRPLEPMYPVIFFDALRVKIREEGLVRNKAIYLALGVLPDGTRDILGIWIENTEGAKFWMKVFNDLKTRGVEDVLIAVTDGLKGMPEALSAVFPATTLQTCIVHLIRNSLDYAAWDKRRELAKALKPIYQAINAEAAEEALDAFENGPWGKQYPTVVAAWRRAWDRVIPFFVFPPAIRKVIYTTNAIESINAQLRKIIKTRGHFPTDDAATKLIWLGLRNITANWGSAAHDWKSAMNQFAILYGDRFIRPTW; this is translated from the coding sequence ATGCCAACCAAAAAGAAACCCCTGCGTGACCTACCAAAAATCCCCAAGGAGCTGCTCGAAGAGTTCGGTGAGGGGCTGATTACCGCAGAGGCTATTGAAGACGCTTCTGCGGCCTTCAAGAAGGCCTTGATTGAGCGAGCATTGAGTGCCGAGCTCGGTCACCACCTGGGGTATCCGCCGGGCGCGCAGCGCCCAGAGGATGAAACCAACCAGCGCAATGGCAAAACGGGCAAGACGATTTTGACGGGGGATGGCCCGCTGCGGCTGGAGATTCCCCGTGATCGGGATGGCAGTTTTGCCCCCATTCTGATCCCCAAGCATGAGCGGCGTTACACCGGTTTTGATGACAAGATCATCGCCATGTATGCCCGAGGCATGACCGTTCGAGAAATCCGCGCTTTCCTCTCTGAGCAATACGGGACGGACGTTTCCCATGACTTCATCAGCTCAGTCACGCACGAGGTGATGGAGGAAATTGGTGCGTGGCAACAGCGACCGCTTGAGCCGATGTACCCAGTCATTTTCTTCGATGCGCTGCGGGTCAAGATCCGAGAAGAAGGCCTTGTCCGCAACAAGGCGATTTACTTGGCGCTGGGTGTTTTACCCGATGGAACGCGCGATATTCTTGGTATCTGGATCGAAAACACCGAGGGTGCGAAGTTCTGGATGAAGGTCTTCAACGACCTCAAGACCCGCGGCGTAGAGGACGTGCTGATCGCCGTGACTGACGGTCTCAAAGGCATGCCAGAGGCGCTAAGCGCAGTATTTCCGGCAACAACGCTGCAAACATGCATCGTCCACTTGATCCGCAACAGCCTCGATTACGCGGCGTGGGACAAGCGCCGTGAGCTGGCCAAGGCGCTAAAACCGATCTATCAAGCCATCAACGCAGAAGCGGCTGAGGAAGCACTGGATGCCTTTGAAAATGGCCCTTGGGGTAAGCAATACCCAACGGTGGTGGCGGCCTGGAGACGAGCCTGGGATCGAGTGATTCCATTTTTTGTCTTCCCGCCTGCCATTCGAAAAGTGATCTATACGACCAACGCTATCGAAAGCATCAACGCTCAGCTACGCAAGATCATCAAGACCCGGGGCCACTTCCCGACGGATGACGCAGCGACCAAGCTGATCTGGCTTGGGCTGCGTAACATCACGGCAAACTGGGGCTCGGCGGCTCATGACTGGAAGAGTGCGATGAACCAATTTGCGATTCTGTACGGAGATCGATTTATCAGGCCGACCTGGTAA
- a CDS encoding LysR family transcriptional regulator, whose amino-acid sequence MSVSHAQLKAFHAVAVHGSFTRAAERLFLTQPAISDQVRKLEERFGVLLFHRNKRSVRLTDLGERLLTITQRLFVIEAEAQELLQESQALQTGSLILAVDAPVHVLPQIARFCERYPGISVKIETGNTDESLFRLFNYQADLALLGRDVSDERLLSVPLRNDPMVAFVSRNHPWAERESICLADLDDTPLVLREHGSVTRQTLEEEMARAGFRIRPAIQVEGREAAREAVVVGIGVGVVSAAEFGADSRVCALPITDCTRRLTETLVCLREQSSRRVVATFLDMVRESLVKQ is encoded by the coding sequence ATGTCGGTGTCCCACGCCCAGCTCAAAGCCTTTCACGCCGTGGCCGTGCATGGAAGCTTCACCAGGGCCGCCGAGCGGCTTTTCCTCACGCAACCGGCGATTTCCGACCAGGTGCGCAAACTGGAAGAACGCTTCGGCGTTTTATTGTTTCATCGCAATAAACGTTCCGTGCGTTTGACTGACCTCGGCGAACGCTTGCTGACGATTACTCAGCGCCTGTTTGTGATTGAAGCCGAAGCCCAGGAACTGCTTCAGGAATCCCAGGCCTTGCAGACCGGCAGCCTGATTCTGGCGGTGGATGCGCCGGTGCATGTGTTGCCGCAGATCGCGCGGTTCTGCGAGCGCTATCCGGGGATCAGCGTGAAGATCGAGACGGGCAATACCGATGAATCGCTGTTTCGGTTGTTCAACTATCAGGCCGATCTGGCGCTACTGGGGCGTGATGTCAGTGATGAACGTTTGCTCAGCGTGCCATTGCGCAACGACCCGATGGTGGCGTTCGTTTCGCGCAATCATCCGTGGGCCGAGCGCGAGTCGATCTGCCTGGCGGATCTGGATGACACGCCGCTGGTCTTGCGCGAGCACGGCTCGGTGACGCGACAGACGCTGGAAGAGGAAATGGCCCGCGCCGGGTTTCGCATTCGTCCGGCGATTCAGGTCGAAGGCCGGGAAGCGGCGCGTGAGGCGGTGGTGGTGGGGATTGGCGTGGGGGTTGTTTCGGCTGCGGAGTTTGGTGCGGACTCGCGGGTCTGTGCGTTGCCGATTACCGATTGCACCCGGCGTTTGACCGAGACACTGGTGTGCTTGCGTGAGCAGAGTTCGCGACGGGTGGTGGCGACGTTTCTCGATATGGTTCGCGAAAGCCTTGTGAAACAGTGA
- a CDS encoding LysR substrate-binding domain-containing protein: protein MNLFQLRAFDAVAREGSFTRAAARLFISQPAVTGHIKALEEHYQITLLRRTARRVELTEEGTKLAAITRAMFGLAEEAQAMLEANRQLLTGRLEVAADGPHMVMPMLASLRSRYPGITVNLRLGNAQETLAALLSEHADVAVLTEVEPRKGLHLQALSESRICALVPAGHPWAVRSSEVKLKELDQVIMVLREPSSITRRTFDQACTQAAVNPRVLLELDSREAVTEAVAAELGVGVVSSVEVSHDPRVVAIPIVGEGLVNRHMIGCMERRRELRLIQAFFDLAPV, encoded by the coding sequence ATGAACCTGTTTCAACTCCGCGCGTTCGATGCCGTGGCCCGTGAAGGCAGCTTCACCCGTGCTGCTGCCCGCTTGTTCATCAGTCAGCCTGCGGTCACCGGGCATATCAAGGCGCTGGAGGAGCACTACCAGATCACCTTGTTGCGGCGCACCGCACGACGGGTGGAACTGACCGAGGAGGGCACCAAACTGGCGGCGATCACTCGGGCCATGTTTGGTCTGGCGGAAGAGGCGCAGGCGATGCTCGAAGCCAATCGACAATTGCTCACCGGGCGACTGGAGGTGGCGGCGGATGGCCCGCACATGGTCATGCCGATGCTGGCGAGTCTGCGTTCGCGGTATCCAGGGATCACGGTCAATCTGCGTCTGGGCAATGCGCAGGAAACCCTTGCCGCGCTGTTATCCGAGCACGCGGACGTCGCCGTGCTGACCGAAGTCGAGCCGCGCAAAGGCTTGCACCTGCAAGCGCTGAGCGAGTCGCGGATTTGCGCCTTGGTGCCGGCCGGGCATCCGTGGGCGGTGCGCTCTTCAGAGGTGAAGCTCAAGGAACTGGATCAGGTGATCATGGTGCTGCGCGAGCCGAGTTCGATCACCCGGCGCACCTTCGATCAGGCGTGTACGCAGGCTGCGGTTAATCCGCGAGTGTTGCTGGAACTCGATAGCCGGGAAGCGGTGACGGAAGCGGTCGCCGCAGAACTGGGCGTCGGCGTGGTGTCCTCCGTGGAAGTCAGCCACGACCCGCGCGTGGTGGCGATTCCGATTGTCGGCGAGGGGCTGGTAAACCGGCACATGATTGGCTGCATGGAGCGGCGGCGGGAGTTGCGGCTGATTCAGGCGTTCTTCGACTTGGCGCCAGTCTGA
- a CDS encoding nitrilase-related carbon-nitrogen hydrolase produces MRKLLYLFFSMAIVAALTTYAMWAADRPAGHYLSDLRIKLAVDEGTPGDRGNLLGIQPELFPTDYQSSERLHRKLAAYLQQAQDQGLLNDKTVVVLPEHVGTWLMISGEKDELYQAPTLAEAMNWLAASNPLLFARAWLGAKGSSRLDDAHLRMKSKAMAKDYQALFGGLAKEFHVTLVAGSIVLPEPSIRDGQLKPGSGSLFNSSVVFGRDGLPLGQPQRQMHPIFEQRDVIEAEDEHAINVVDTPAGRLGVLIGSDSWYPDNYRKLDEQGAQLVAVPAFVVGHGVWNKPWGGYKGSSTPSSVSLKPGEISEGQAWHRLTLTAQPPSSRAIAGMSVFLRGQFWDKPGSGQSFLSSNGQQFADGDARGARLLNIWL; encoded by the coding sequence ATGCGCAAACTTTTGTACCTGTTTTTTTCCATGGCCATCGTGGCTGCCCTCACCACCTACGCCATGTGGGCGGCGGACCGGCCGGCGGGGCATTATCTGTCGGACCTGCGTATCAAACTCGCGGTTGATGAAGGCACGCCCGGCGACCGGGGCAATCTGCTCGGCATCCAGCCAGAACTGTTTCCCACCGACTATCAAAGCTCCGAACGCCTGCACCGCAAACTCGCCGCGTATTTGCAGCAAGCGCAGGATCAGGGCTTGTTGAATGACAAAACCGTGGTGGTGTTGCCGGAACATGTCGGCACCTGGCTGATGATCAGCGGCGAGAAAGACGAGTTGTATCAGGCCCCGACTCTGGCCGAAGCGATGAACTGGCTGGCAGCCAGCAATCCGCTGCTCTTTGCCCGTGCCTGGCTCGGCGCAAAAGGCAGCAGCCGCCTGGATGACGCCCATCTGCGTATGAAATCCAAAGCCATGGCCAAGGATTATCAGGCGCTGTTCGGCGGACTGGCCAAGGAGTTTCACGTCACGCTGGTGGCGGGTTCCATCGTGCTGCCCGAGCCGAGCATCCGTGATGGCCAGCTCAAACCCGGCAGCGGTTCGCTGTTCAACAGCAGCGTGGTGTTCGGCCGTGATGGCTTGCCGCTCGGTCAACCACAGCGGCAGATGCATCCGATCTTCGAACAGCGTGACGTGATCGAAGCCGAAGATGAGCACGCGATCAACGTGGTCGACACACCGGCCGGGCGCCTTGGCGTGCTGATCGGCAGCGACAGCTGGTATCCGGACAACTATCGAAAACTCGACGAACAAGGCGCACAACTGGTCGCCGTGCCGGCGTTCGTGGTCGGCCACGGGGTGTGGAATAAACCGTGGGGGGGCTACAAAGGTTCCAGTACACCGAGTTCAGTCAGCCTGAAACCCGGTGAAATCAGCGAGGGCCAGGCCTGGCATCGCCTGACGCTGACCGCGCAACCGCCGAGCAGTCGGGCGATTGCCGGCATGAGTGTATTCCTGCGTGGGCAATTCTGGGACAAGCCCGGTTCGGGGCAAAGTTTCCTCAGCAGCAACGGTCAACAGTTCGCCGATGGCGATGCCCGTGGCGCGCGCTTGCTGAATATCTGGTTGTAA